The genome window TCACGACAATCAGAAAATCGGCTGCAGATCCTGAAACCGCCCACTTGGTCGGAATGGACAGGCGAATAGTCTGGTTGAGGGAAGCACCAAACGCCTGGTCGGCTGAAAGGGTCTGGAGGAGGTATGACAGCAGACGGAGAAGGCCATGGTTCGCTAGGAAGGGGCACGTCAGGGCTGAGAAGCGAACAGTATGCCGAAGATACTTACATGGATCATCTTTCAGTTCCAGGCATGTAACCAATATGTAGCACATGATGTCAAGGCCCTTGCCTGAATCAAGGACGTATTGGCGGAATCGCTGAACCACACGTCAGCACGAGGTGTGGAGAAAGCTCAAGAACGCACACACCTTGTTGAGGTCGATCATGCGCCACAAAAGCATGTCTGATCGAGCTGGGTCAGCTACTGCCAGCGGACGATTTTGGCATCGTTCACTCACAAGTTTCTAGTATGTATGGCACGGGGCTTTTGCTGCCCGGTAAGTAATTATTCAAGACCGCATTATGCTCTTGCAAGGTCCCAATGATTCCGTCAAGGATGAATGAGAAATCCTCTTTCCGATGCTGCATACCAGCCCAGCAATCAGGTCCAATCACGAATGTAAACTTCATTACACTCACTAGTTTGGATACGAAATATCTGAAGGCGTTTTCCTCTTTGCCTTCACCCATATTCTTTTCGCCTTCTACCTTATAATCCAAGGCGACGAGCAGGACCATCAATGATGCTCTGACCAGTGTCCGTCGTTCCTCCGCGAAGTTGGATATCAAATGATTATATGGCAAATGATTCCCTAGACCGAGACCGGCGGCAGGTTTCAATGGCGCCAACGAGGTATTGAGTAACGAACAAAGGAGAGACAGGACGAGCCGACGCTCAAgcgagtgagtgaggtTGTGTAATGGCGGGTTGGGTGTGGTGGCAAGAGCATGGGGAGGAGTGTAGATTGTTGTCGAGAGTAGCACAAGGAGAAAGCCTGCGAGTGCCGCACGTCGATGAGCCCGGCTATCCCCAGTTGAAACCTATACATGTATGCGACTCACGAAGGACTTCGGTCTTATTGCGATCAAATTCTACGGTACTGCCGACGTTGACGGTGCTGCCAACGCCTTTCTCCCAGATCACATACTGTGAGAATGATCAGTCTAGGAATTGGTATACAGAGGGTAGGGTGTGGAGAACATACATTGATCTTTTCCGATATGCTTTCCCCCTTCACACTTTCAGGCAGCGTGAACCCTGCACAGAAGAGTAGATCTACAGTACAGCTGAACAGTCGATCCACCAAGCAGGGCACGaactcctcctcttttTCCTCCAATGGATATGATTCATCGTACTTCGGCGCTGGTTGTGACAAAGGATCGTTCGttactccttcttccttaCTGATTGTAGCGGCACCGCTCGACATGGCGCCAGCAGGATCGGCAGGATGTCTAATAGTAGCTTTGAAAGCCCTCACACCCTCGtcaatctcatcttcaccttccgaATCGGAGTCTTCAATCTTGAActgtccatcctcttctccaacccCATTTTCAACGTTTGTGTCACTATCCTTTGGTTCCACTTGTCGTCTCTCGATCCGTTGTCTACTCCACAACCATTTCGCAGCGAAggtctcctcttcctccacgaCCCCCAAGGCGCGCCTTTCCCTCGcatctgcttctgcttcatACACCACTACCAGAATGCGACCCAAGACTCGAAGACAGTTGAGAGCTTCTTTCGACAGATCCTGATTCGATATAGGTGGTGAATTGGGGAATTGCGAATCAGGCAAGAGCGTGAATAAGTGATGGGAGAGATGTAAGATCAGATTCGCCAAGTTTTGGGGTTTTGAAGTGAGAGCTTGTCGGACTACGCGTCGAATCGAAAAGACATGGGTCAGCTCGGCCAGGTCACCAACGAGAATAGATAGAGAGGAATACATACCGTCCTGCACGGAGATGAGCGAGTAGACATCCGCGGCACTGTTGAACAAGCTGTAATATTGGGCCCAATACCCCACATCAGAAGTGGGTATCACCTCCTCGCTATACAGACGTTTGACACCCCCTTCACCGGATTTGAATTTCAGTTGAGCATCCTCTTGCGTcgaaagaaagggaagaccGATAGCTTGAGGGAACGACTTGAACGTCGGTAGGTTCTTGAACATCTCGCAGGGAGGTGCTGCTACGCTCGAGGAGAGCAAGCGGTTCGTCGACCGTATGTGGGAAGGTCAAGGCACCTGTGACTGGatgtgatgaggagagcTGGAGAAGTGAAGACGAAGTGCTGGGGGTATTGTCTGTCTGTGTATTTCATCCTGACGTGGCAAGTAGCGCTGTACGGTGGAGGACGCCGTACCAACCCTTGTGACATCGGAATTTTGTCTTTTCATTCGGCTGGCTATTTAcattcatcgtcgtcttgaACTTTTCATATTATCCCTTCTGCTCAATCGTCCCGGACACATAATCAGCCAAGATGGACTTTTCTCAATTCAACGGTGCCGAACAGGCTCACATGTCCAAAgtcatcgagaagaagcaagTACGTGGTTGTACCTCATTCAGTCTGATCTCCCTGTTCCGTGCCGTTCCATCatacccttcttcctcggcgTCTGTTTGGCAACCTCTCGCTGATGAATGATTGCTTTACGGACAGATGCAAGACTTTATGAAACTCTACTCTGGCCTGGTCGAGAGATGTTTCAACGCTTGTGCCCAGGATTTCACCACTAAGGCCTTGACGACCaatgaggtgagtgtgcggtaatctctccttcaacatCTGCTCTCGAAGAGTTCTCGTAGCATACACAGACCTAATGGCTTGGTCAACTTAGAGCACTTGCGTCCAGAACTGTACCGACAAGTTCCTGAAACACTCTGAAAGAGTAGGAGCGAGGTTTGCCGAACACAATGCGGGTGAGTCGCTGTGCTTCGGCGTTGCGGGTCCCGAGATATCAAGCTGACGAGCGTTTGATGTCAGAACAAATGCAAGGAGGAAAGTAGATGAAGCCACATGTATCAATTCACGTCTCCACCTGCAGTGCAATACCACTGCAGCAAGACCATACTGAttcttcgacctcgagtACTTTCCCTAAATTGGAAGCATCGGAAAGGCATCTTGAatcttcatccttgacTGACCGCGAAAAGAGCATCGACGGCAAACTTCAAACTGAAGCCTTCGCGTGAAAGGGTGAACCCCGGTAATGGATGGCAGGCACGTGGCGCACCATAACCATGCCTAACTACTAGCATGGCAAAGCCCTCAGTGATGGCGGGTTGACGAAGAAAGTAGACGAGAAAGAGGCAACGGGGAGCGGACAGCGGACCTTTTCACCATACGTAAGAGTAGCGAACAGAGATGCTCCATCAGTCGGATCGTATCCCTTCAGAAGACGCCAATGATCCTCAAGCGTTTTCTCTCCTTGAATCAAGTGAACCTGTACGACTGGCACTGGTCTGATGTGGTTTATCAGTACTGCCTTAAAAGTCATCGTCACACAATCAGAGACCGACAGCAAGGGCAGGCGTCAAGATGCATCTTTCAGTCACgtgacctccactttctgTCCTTTGGGATCGATCTTCGCATCGCAACTCTAGCAGTGACCACTTTCAGACACACTCTCTCTCATTCCTTGAAAATCAACCGATCAATCTGTCGTTCACATCTTTAGTCAATATGCCAAGCACAGCACCTCAACAACCACCAGCATCAGGCTCAACGTCCAAGATGTTTGGAGGCAGTTTTCTACCTTCAAACCCCTTTGACATTCCTGAAACCAGAGATCTGGTAGAATCCAAGATCGCATCGGGTAAGTCGTGTTCTGCTTTCCCCTTCAGTTATGCACAACATCAGCATGTCAATGACCACAGGTGCTGATGAATCCTGCTATGCAGGTGAGATCACACGGGGTGACGTTGAGATCATGGAGAAGGGATACAGATGGATGATCTATACTCCACCGGTAAGTGATTGCGACCATTCGCTGCGTCCACAGCccctcgacgacgagctcGAAAGTCGATCGATTCAACGAACTGCATTCGCATTCCATTGCTGACACATCCATTTTGTCACAGGCAACAGCAGTCGCTTTCTCTGCTCTCGTGTGGCAATTGATGAAGAAACAATATCCTCGACCCAGACTTATCACCCGAATGTTCTGGGGCACGTTGGCCCTCGGATCCGGTGGTCTGTTAGGTTTCGGTGCTGCTGGTATGGCTGCGAGTATGGAGGTGAACGACAAGATCCAGGATGGCGAGCGGTGAGTCACACTGTTAGCAttttccctttctcctcaTTCAGTCTGTGCCACCTTTGCCCATCGATCTGTTCTGTGGACCGCTTGTTTTGGTCTTCAATGGGACTTTCACCTTTGGTCGGATGCTGTCAACGTCTGCCAGAATGAATCTATCATCGGTGCTGCTGTATCTCTCAGTCGTACCGATCATTGGCGTATCATCAACTCCTTGAACCCAAGCTTATCGTCCAATCTCTCTCTAATAGCAAAGCGGAGATCTTCGATGAGATCACATCACTCTCTCGACGgattcgagaagaagccgCAGCCCCTTCAATCCTCGGCTCCGATCCCAACGTACTCCAGATACCCGCTACGTCGGCTGCCGCGGTCGGCCCCAAGAAGCCTTATTCATCAAATGTCATCCCGGGATCGTCGAGATTGCCTAGGGATTTCGAGTTCCCTACAGAGAGACAAGGCGGTGAGGATCTGTTGATCGGGTCAGAGatcttgaagaaggagacgaggagTACGTGGGGTTATGTCAAGAGTTGGATCCCGGGAATGAAAAAGGATTAAGCTCAGTCAAATAGGCGAAATGGCTATAACAGACTAGGGTAAACCGAGCACGCGAGACAGGATCGGGCGTCTATGCTAGCATGCTATACCCTTGACGCATAGTCCGCTGCATCTTCTCACGATTTTGcacatacacacacactTACAAACAAGCGCGCAACGATTATGAAGAGCGTCGTCAGTCGTAGGATTCGGAGGAGTTGCCACAGTCTAAAGCCACACCCGAATGTTTCTGATCGCTGAACTCAACACCGCCACCATCGTTTCGGTGGTTCGATATCGAACAAAAGCTCGATATGACCATCGACTGATGCATGTATGCCAGCTGCTGTGCTCACATCACTTCTGTCAGCAGCGTGCACCATAGAGTGAGAAAATGATGTGTCAAAGATGAC of Kwoniella newhampshirensis strain CBS 13917 chromosome 3, whole genome shotgun sequence contains these proteins:
- a CDS encoding mitochondrial import inner membrane translocase subunit TIM9; its protein translation is MDFSQFNGAEQAHMSKVIEKKQMQDFMKLYSGLVERCFNACAQDFTTKALTTNESTCVQNCTDKFLKHSERVGARFAEHNAEQMQGGK